The following are encoded in a window of Candidatus Microthrix parvicella Bio17-1 genomic DNA:
- a CDS encoding bifunctional glycosyltransferase/CDP-glycerol:glycerophosphate glycerophosphotransferase, with amino-acid sequence MAYLTIVIPVYNVAEYVRQCITSVVSQADNAVEVVIVEDHSTDRSYEIVQELVGKHDNVKVVRPERNFGLGEARNLGVAHSTGTYVAFLDSDDYFAPGAIRSILDRCRSTEADVIFYDYARLYWNNRKVRNKMGYLLGLHHDPIRLQDCPDLLKILNIAHNKAYKRSFLNENHLTFPAGYYEDVPFTYPVLCLADSIALLDRVCVMYRQRVKGSILRTADARHMQIIDQVDLLLERFDHDERLEPWRDEIWDRSANHCVAVLAKGPERLPAELRKEFFDRASAVLARHLPTQHQFQLNSQGLKYRFLVQGDYRSFQTLKLANSYRVKIRNKYKPKIQRALKQARSSPLVLPAIDENLAVFTTMWGREPRGNPLAIAEGLKEWAPKVRAVWLLKQLEVDELDGIPDYEFVTMGSDDHKQLMKTAKFFVNDVNFPNSLLKREGQVHLQTQHGTPLKFMGMDMQAYPVAANHMNFWNLLGRIKFWDFDLSSNRYSTEILARAFPGNHEILEFGYPRNDVLVNPPRGMASDVRNRLGVSDESFCVLYTPTYRDGYTEFDLDLDPEAVLEALGENATLLIRGHHSYRDTSSAERLTEEGRVIDVTDWPEVAPLYLASDLLICDYSSTMFDFAILGRPIVIYAPDWKRYRTTRGTYFDILAEPPGATAQSMEQLVGVLSDREFDSDESQELLRVFRGRFCEFDDGDATERVIKRVFLGESPEPPVSRFDEPRALSTWNLTRPG; translated from the coding sequence ATGGCATATCTCACAATCGTCATTCCAGTGTACAACGTGGCCGAGTATGTTCGACAGTGCATCACATCAGTCGTCAGCCAGGCCGACAATGCGGTGGAAGTGGTCATCGTTGAAGACCACTCGACGGACCGGTCCTACGAAATTGTTCAAGAACTGGTGGGCAAGCACGACAACGTAAAGGTGGTGCGCCCCGAGCGAAACTTCGGGCTTGGAGAAGCAAGAAATCTTGGTGTGGCGCACTCAACCGGCACGTATGTAGCGTTTCTCGATAGCGATGACTATTTCGCGCCGGGAGCAATTCGCAGTATTCTCGATAGGTGTAGGAGCACCGAGGCCGACGTGATCTTCTACGATTATGCTCGCCTCTATTGGAATAATAGGAAGGTTCGAAACAAGATGGGTTACCTGCTCGGGTTGCATCACGACCCGATCCGGTTGCAAGACTGCCCAGACCTTCTCAAAATTCTCAACATCGCACACAACAAGGCCTACAAGCGTTCGTTTCTCAACGAGAATCATCTGACGTTTCCAGCTGGATATTACGAGGACGTTCCTTTCACCTATCCCGTTCTCTGCCTGGCTGACTCAATAGCCCTCCTGGATCGTGTTTGTGTGATGTACCGGCAGCGAGTCAAGGGAAGTATCCTTCGGACAGCCGATGCGAGACACATGCAGATTATTGATCAGGTCGATCTTCTGTTGGAACGCTTCGATCATGATGAGCGCCTTGAGCCCTGGCGTGACGAAATTTGGGATAGGTCGGCGAATCACTGTGTGGCGGTCTTGGCGAAGGGCCCCGAGCGTCTCCCCGCTGAGCTGAGAAAGGAGTTCTTCGACAGGGCTTCAGCCGTACTCGCTCGGCACCTGCCAACGCAGCACCAATTTCAACTCAACTCGCAAGGATTGAAGTATCGCTTCCTTGTTCAGGGAGATTATCGCTCTTTCCAAACGCTAAAGCTGGCAAATTCGTACCGAGTCAAGATCCGCAACAAGTATAAGCCCAAAATCCAGCGAGCTTTGAAGCAGGCGAGATCCAGCCCGCTCGTGCTGCCGGCAATCGATGAGAACCTGGCAGTCTTTACAACCATGTGGGGTAGGGAGCCACGAGGCAATCCGCTGGCAATAGCTGAGGGGTTGAAAGAGTGGGCCCCGAAGGTCCGTGCGGTGTGGCTGCTCAAGCAACTTGAGGTCGACGAGTTGGACGGCATCCCAGACTACGAGTTCGTGACCATGGGTAGTGACGACCACAAGCAGTTGATGAAGACTGCGAAGTTCTTCGTCAATGATGTCAACTTCCCCAACTCGCTTCTGAAGCGAGAGGGGCAGGTTCACCTGCAGACTCAGCATGGCACGCCTCTGAAGTTCATGGGGATGGATATGCAGGCATATCCGGTTGCGGCCAACCACATGAATTTTTGGAACCTACTTGGTCGGATAAAGTTTTGGGACTTTGACCTTTCTTCGAATCGGTACTCAACGGAGATTCTCGCCCGGGCCTTTCCAGGCAACCATGAAATTCTCGAGTTTGGCTATCCGAGGAATGATGTGTTGGTGAATCCTCCGAGAGGTATGGCTTCGGACGTCCGGAATCGTCTGGGAGTCTCCGATGAATCCTTCTGCGTCTTGTATACACCAACCTATCGCGATGGCTACACAGAGTTTGATCTGGATCTGGACCCGGAGGCTGTGTTGGAGGCTCTGGGTGAAAATGCAACATTGTTGATCCGAGGACACCACTCGTACCGGGACACGTCGAGTGCCGAGCGGCTCACTGAAGAAGGCCGTGTCATTGATGTGACGGACTGGCCGGAAGTGGCGCCGCTCTACTTGGCTTCGGATCTGCTGATCTGTGACTACTCATCGACGATGTTCGACTTTGCCATCTTGGGTCGGCCAATCGTCATCTACGCGCCCGACTGGAAGCGATATCGGACAACTCGGGGTACGTACTTTGACATTCTTGCGGAGCCCCCTGGCGCTACTGCTCAGTCGATGGAGCAGCTGGTTGGAGTGCTGAGTGACCGTGAGTTCGACTCGGACGAATCTCAGGAGCTGCTGCGCGTCTTT